One Halichondria panicea chromosome 6, odHalPani1.1, whole genome shotgun sequence genomic window carries:
- the LOC135337774 gene encoding uncharacterized protein LOC135337774: MKDGHVILRNINLLLMGAAGSGKSATKDLLLGNPPSKVRNSTPCRDRIAHVRPVTNLHFKSSESKWEEVSENYLIKMLAKAIQHLPQSSRDKLPIDLQTRLKELTSTSAANSTPLSQESVSPVQQAIKDVVTLVVEAVVSTPSQQEVSISSTESKELFGTKTMRVTDNGGQPQFHDVAPLFIRHASAGLFVSRLTDNFADYPHDDLYKDGKSVGPSSQSHLSYLETDMSLLRSFLSCKRDGYTPRPIFVGTFLDEIKDQKVIDEKNQVLLDALPPELKQEVIYSNLPLKHVIFTVNACSRDKNTQEVAKEIRKAVENSPTFDLKVPLWWFILELALQKLCNIMKRGILSKSECIALAQQLGFDPSALDAALDYFNGMCIVHYYPHILPDTVFVDPQVPLDKVSELTQHAVSLRDVLHQRKRPHSASAKAAKWLKFRDQGIVTIDMLKSKEFQKHYEDGLFTPADMIAIMMELLIIAPITIPLLGQIDCSFSQVEFLMPSLLRSVPPSELEHHRVFTSSADPLLIRFVSGCIRCGVFCCLVVFLMKKCGWKVCLPSGEPIFLARNCVKFGLPNSPGSVTLIDSFSYVEAHIKALPKVCQKMCSVVRQSILDGIDAASNALHYDNDKPVISIFCPHEGETLASERHYAVVYIDSMLWCCSKNIDLGGDLKPSDAIWLSTTSSTEISTADAADAQIDDIARKVGISIQELDRPCSHDHLLPISQHLHSWSTYAHYLGLTRVHLDNIETDIRFTVAHTKGYQMLLKWQEINCGRGEPSRKDTYRYLLRGCIKIHSDLEVVRDICRLIKKQPV, translated from the exons ATGAAGGATGGACACGTTATTCTTCGCAACATCAATCTCCTACTCATGGGTGCAGCTGGTAGCGGTAAATCAGCGACAAAAGATCTCTTGCTTGGCAATCCACCCTCAAAAGTACGGAACAGTACTCCTTGTCGAGATAGAATAGCCCACGTTCGACCAGTCACCAATCTCCATTTCAAGAGTTCCGAAAGCAAATGGGAGGAAGTGAGCGAAAATTATTTGATCAAAATGCTGGCTAAGGCCATTCAGCATCTACCCCAGAGCTCTCGTGACAAGTTGCCTATTGACCTTCAGACCAGGCTCAAGGAATTGACCAGTACCAGTGCAGCTAATTCAACCCCACTTTCTCAAGAGAGTGTATCTCCTGTGCAGCAAGCAATCAAAGATGTCGTCACTTTAGTCGTTGAAGCTGTGGTGTCAACACCTTCACAACAAGAAGTCTCAATCTCCTCAACTGAAAGCAAAGAACTGTTTGGTACAAAAACGATGCGTGTGACCGACAATGGTGGACAGCCTCAGTTTCACGATGTGGCCCCTCTCTTCATTCGACATGCTTCAGCAGGGCTGTTTGTTTCCAGGCTCACTGATAATTTTGCAGATTATCCCCACGACGACTTGTACAAAGATGGAAAGTCAGTCGGTCCCTCATCTCAATCTCACCTCTCGTATCTGGAAACCGATATGAGTTTACTGCGATCCTTTCTCTCCTGCAAGAGGGATGGGTACACACCACGCCCAATCTTTGTGGGCACTTTCTTGGATGAAATCAAAGATCAGAAGGTTATTGACGAGAAAAACCAAGTTTTGCTTGATGCTTTGCCTCCTGAACTGAAACAAGAAGTCATCTACAGCAATCTGCCATTGAAACATGTGATATTCACCGTCAATGCTTGCAGTCGTGATAAAAATACACAAGAGGTTGCCAAAGAAATTCGAAAAGCTGTGGAAAACTCACCTACTTTCGACCTCAAAGTTCCCCTGTGGTGGTTTATCTTGGAATTAGCTCTACAAAAGCTCTGCAATATCATGAAAAGAGGTATACTTAGTAAGAGCGAGTGCATCGCTTTGGCTCAACAGCTTGGATTCGATCCATCTGCATTGGATGCTGCTCTCGACTACTTCAATGGCATGTGCATTGTCCACTACTACCCACACATCCTGCCCGACACTGTGTTTGTGGATCCTCAAGTCCCACTAGACAAGGTTAGTGAGTTAACACAACATGCTGTCTCCCTGAGGGATGTTTTACATCAAAGGAAACGTCCTCATTCTGCTTCTGCCAAGGCTGCGAAATGGCTCAAGTTCAGAGATCAAGGCATTGTCACTATTGATATGCTCAAATCGAAAGAGTTCCAGAAGCATTACGAAGACGGCCTCTTCACACCTGCTGATATGATAGCAATCATGATGGAGCTTCTGATAATAGCCCCTATCACCATTCCACTACTTGGTCAAATTGATTGCTCCTTCTCTCAAGTGGAGTTTCTCATGCCCAGTCTCCTCAGATCTGTTCCACCTTCAGAGTTAGAGCACCATCGTGTATTCACTTCCTCAGCTGATCCTCTTCTCATCCGATTTGTCAGTGGCTGTATTCGATGTGGGGTCTTCTGTTGTTTGGTGGTGTTCCTAATGAAGAAGTGTGGGTGGAAAGTGTGTCTTCCTTCTGGAGAGCCGATTTTTCTTGCTAGGAACTGTGTCAAGTTTGGGTTACCCAATTCTCCTGGTAGCGTTACACTGATCGATTCTTTCTCATATGTTGAGGCCCACATCAAAGCCTTACCAAAAGTTTGTCAAAAGATGTGCTCTGTAGTAAGGCAGAGTATACTCGATGGTATCGATGCTGCTTCCAATGCTCTTCACTACGACAACGACAAACCAGTGATTAGCATCTTCTGCCCACACGAAGGAGAAACGCTGGCGTCTGAACGCCACTATGCTGTGGTCTACATTGACTCCATGCTATGGTGTTGCTCCAAAAATATCGACCTTGGTGGGGATCTCAAGCCGAGTGATGCTATTTGGTTAAGTACAACCAGCTCTACAGAAATTTCTACTGCTGATG CTGCAGATGCCCAAATCGATGACATAGCAAGAAAAGTTGGAATCTCTATTCAAGAACTGGACAGGCCGTGCTCCCACGATCATCTACTGCCCATCTCCCAGCACCTGCACAGCTGGTCCACATATGCCCACTATCTTGGACTGACAAGAGTACACTTGGATAACATTGAGACCGACATTCGATTCACCGTCGCTCACACAAAAGGATATCAGATGCTACTGAAATGGCAGGAGATCAACTGTGGCCGTGGGGAGCCCAGTCGCAAAGACACTTATCGATACCTGCTGAGAGGGTGCATTAAGATTCACAGTGACTTAGAAGTTGTCAGGGACATTTGTAGACTCATTAAAAAACAGCCTGTTTAG